The Armatimonadota bacterium genome segment GTACAGGCCGCGGTCACAGCCTTCACGCTCGGCACGCCCGTCGTGCTGGAGCTGATGCAGCGCGGCGTTGTTGATCTTCCAACCCTGATCCGTGGCGCCGTCCATTGGATCGAGTCTAAACCGGGCGCCGCCGGGCCCCGCCATGAGTTTCGACGGCCGTCGCGCGCGCTGCTGGTCCAGGCCGTTACGCAGACATAGGCTGTGGGCACCGCACTACGTTCACACGTGGCAGCAGAGTGAGTATCCGCCGCCGCGTGCAGAATCCCGAACCGATCACCTCGGCGTTGGCTGCGCCGGCGGCTGTGGCCAGCTGGAGCGCCTGGCAGGCGCTATCCGCCTCCGGCGCCGCGCTGATCGAGAATAGAAGACCCGCAAAAAATGCATCACCCGAGCCGACTGCGGACTTGAAGCGTATCGTGGGCGGCGCCGCAAACCATGTACCCGCACTGCATGCAAGGGCCGCGCCGGCGCCGCCATCCGTGACCACCGCGATCCTGGCGCCATGGAGCCGCAGTTCACGGGCTGCCCGGGCCAGTTCCGCCGCCACGCCCGGCGCGATTGCAATTCCCAGCGCGCGCTCTGCCTCAATGCGGTTTACTTTGACAACCCAGGGTTTTGCGGCGAGGCAGCTTGTGAGGGAGGGTGCGCTCGTATCCACCACCGCGCGCCGGCCGGCCGCCTGCACCAGGCAGACCGCGTCGGCAAAAAGGCTCTCGGGCGCATTTTCGGGCAGACTGCCGCACAGCGCCACGGTATCTGCCGGAAGGTCCCGAGTCATCCGCTCGATCCGCGCCAGCAGTCGCCCCGAGGCCTGCTGCGCATCCGGCCCGCACTCGTTCAACTCGGTCTGCGTGGAGCCCTTGCGTGACATCGCCGTGATGCACGTCCGCGATTCTCCAGGCAGCCACTCGAACGCTGGATGAAGACCCTCCTCCTCGATCCACGCTTGAATGGCATGGCCGGCCTCACCGGCGAGAAACCCCGTGGTGGCAACTGATCCGCCAAGCCGATGAAACACGCGCGCCACATTGATCCCTTTGCCGCCGGCGCTTACCCGCATATCGGTGGGGCGATTTACCTGGTTCAGCCGAAATGCGCCGAACATGTACGTCCGATCGATGGCGGCGTTCGGAGTGACGGTGAGCAGCATCGGCGCCTAAAGGCCGGCGAGAAACTCAAAGCACCGGTCTCCCGCGCCAGGTATGCCCTCGTGCCCGAAATCGGGATAGATGAGAACATCCTTTTCGCACCGCATCTTGTTAAACGCGGCGTACTGGGTTGATGGCGGGCAGATCGTATCCATGAGCCCGGTAATCATGCATACTTGCGCCTTGATACGGTCCGCCAGATGCTGCACGTCGATGTAGCCCAGCCGCAGGAAGATCTCGTCCTGCCGTGCGTGCGTTGGATCGAACATCCTGAACCAGGTCCGCAGCTCATCGTACGCGTTGGTCGCGAGGTCCATCTCCCACACGCGTTGGTAGTCGCAGAGGAACGGATAGACCGGGGCGGCGCGCCGGATTTCCGGCGTCAGTGCGGCGCAGGCCAGCGTCAAACCACCGCCTTGCGAGGCGCCGGTGGCGCCGACCCGCGTGGCGTCCACCTCGTCGAACTCCATCACAACGCGGGCAAGCTGCGCCGTATCCAAGAAGATCTGGCGGTACAGCATCCTGGAGGGTTCGTCGTCGAGACCGCGGATTATATGGCCGCGCAGAGTGTTTCCTCGCGTTCCTCCCAAATCTTCCGAGCGCCCTCCCTGTCCCCGGCAATCCATCGCTGCTACACAGTATCCGCTGGCGGCATAAGCCACCTTTTCCAGCCAGTCTCCACTGCTTCCGGAATAGCCGTGGAACATCAGCACCGCGGGCCGCGGTCCGGCAATGCGCGCCGGCCGCATATACTTGGCATAGATCCGCGATCCGCCAACCCCGGTGAACGTGAGGTCAAACGCCTCCACGGCAGAGGAGGGATTTGGAACCGCGTGCAGTACAGGCTCGGGTTTCGTGGCGCGCATTTCCGCCAACGCGGTATCCCAGTACGCGGCGTGATCCGCGGGCCGGGGGTTGCGTCCCTCGTAGGTGAGCAGCTGATCCAGAGGCATGTCAATCAGGGGCATAACGTCATCTCCTGCCGGCGGACCGGCCAGCCAAGCGGGTGGGCGGCAAGCGATTCCCCGATCCGGCGCTCGAATCCTGCCCGCGGCTACTCACGGGTACAATGAGCACTCGGCACTTTCGCAACGATTGATTGTGCGACAGCGACGCCTTCTGCCTGGAGGAGATGAATCATGGATGTGCGCCTGGACGGGAAGCGGGCTCTGGTTACCGGCGGCAATTCCGGAATCGGCAACGCCATTGTTCTGGCGCTGGCGAATGCCGGCGCACAGGTTGGCATCAACTATGTGGTGAATCCAGGCGCGGCGCAGGACCTCGTCAACCAGATCGAAGCCAAACAGGGCAAGGCGCTTCCGCTGCAGGCCGATGTCTCGGATCCCGCCCAGGTGCAGGCGATGTTCGAGGCGATGGATACCGCCTGGGGCGGCATCGATATCCTGGTCAACAACGCCGGCATCGATGGTCCGCGCGCCATGGCATGGGAGTCGGACGTGGCCGCATGGCGCAAAGTGCTGGAGGTGAACCTTTTCGGCGCGTACTACTGCTCGCGTGAAGCGCTCAAACGCATGACCGCGCAGAAGAGTGGCGTTGTGCTGGGCATCAGCTCCGTTCATGAGCAGATTGCCTGGTCCGGCTACAGCGCCTACACGGCGTCGAAGTCTGCCGGCGGTATGCTGACGAAAACCCTCGCGCAGGAGGCGGCGCCGTTTGGAGTGCGCGTGCTGTCATTAGGGCCCGGCGCCATACGTACGCCGATCAATCAGGCAGTCTGGAGCAACCCGACCACGCTGAAGGATCTCGACGCCAAAGTACCGCTGGGCCGCATCGGCGAGCCACACGAAATTGCGAACGTCGCGGTCACGCTCGTCTCGGACGTAGCCTCGTATGTAACCGGCTGCACGGTTTTTGTGGATGGCGGCATGACCGACTATCCCGACTTCGCCCACGGCGGATAATCCGTGAGCCTCCACGAGAAATAGTTTGGGACCGTCTGTGAATGCGGAACCGGCGATTCGCGCGTTGAGTTTACTCACTGAAACGGTGAGCAAATGAAGCCTGAATACCGTCGTATTCCGATGAAGCTTGAGGTCGACCCTACGCGTTGCATGACGACGGCATTTGCCGGGATTATGCCATACCTTGATCTGTGGAATGCTGTGGGTATGCCAACCGGCGATATTTGTGGTAGACCGGTATCGACGACTCGAAATTGGGATTGAGCGGAGCAGCGTCGATGAACCGGAACACTTCAGGCAGCCGCGCAACGCAACGCAACGCGGCCCGTCCGACTTGGCCGTTTAATCAGGTTGCTTTGACCCTCCTGTGCGTGCTGCTGTTCGGAATCCCGCATTTCCGCTCGGCGCCAAGTTCCAGTGTCGTCACTATGGCGGGAATGCGTGTACGGCGTTGCCCGGAACCACACCAGTTCGCGCCGGCCATCATCTATCCGTTCTATTTCGGGTACTGACACGCCCCCATTCATCCCCCAGAAGGAAAGCCAGCCATGAAGAGCGTCTATCTTGCGGCTGCGGCCTTTGCAGCCACCCTGGTCGGCTCGGGATGCGGCGGCGGAGCCGGCCTGGCCACAGTCACTCGCACGTCACGTCCCCGGACGGTCGACGGCATCACGTTCAGCCAGGTCGTCACTAGAACTACGAAATCTGGAACCAGTTGGCTGTCGGTAACATTCACGGTGGCCAACGGCACAAAAGGCAGCGTGAGTTGGGATGGAAATCCGTTTTTCATGGGGTCGGCAACCAGCGCAGACGGACGGGTCACACCGATAACCGTCGCGGAGTTGGGGGTCTCTGGCCAGGGCTTGTCCGTCGTTGACGTCGCGCCCGGAACTTCGCAAAGTATCACAGAATACAGTCCGGACCTCGTACCTGGAACGTACACGGTGGTCACGTACCCAAGGGAAGCTTTGTATGGAACGGCCTT includes the following:
- a CDS encoding acetylxylan esterase — protein: MPLIDMPLDQLLTYEGRNPRPADHAAYWDTALAEMRATKPEPVLHAVPNPSSAVEAFDLTFTGVGGSRIYAKYMRPARIAGPRPAVLMFHGYSGSSGDWLEKVAYAASGYCVAAMDCRGQGGRSEDLGGTRGNTLRGHIIRGLDDEPSRMLYRQIFLDTAQLARVVMEFDEVDATRVGATGASQGGGLTLACAALTPEIRRAAPVYPFLCDYQRVWEMDLATNAYDELRTWFRMFDPTHARQDEIFLRLGYIDVQHLADRIKAQVCMITGLMDTICPPSTQYAAFNKMRCEKDVLIYPDFGHEGIPGAGDRCFEFLAGL
- a CDS encoding hexose kinase, translating into MLLTVTPNAAIDRTYMFGAFRLNQVNRPTDMRVSAGGKGINVARVFHRLGGSVATTGFLAGEAGHAIQAWIEEEGLHPAFEWLPGESRTCITAMSRKGSTQTELNECGPDAQQASGRLLARIERMTRDLPADTVALCGSLPENAPESLFADAVCLVQAAGRRAVVDTSAPSLTSCLAAKPWVVKVNRIEAERALGIAIAPGVAAELARAARELRLHGARIAVVTDGGAGAALACSAGTWFAAPPTIRFKSAVGSGDAFFAGLLFSISAAPEADSACQALQLATAAGAANAEVIGSGFCTRRRILTLLPRVNVVRCPQPMSA
- a CDS encoding SDR family oxidoreductase; protein product: MDVRLDGKRALVTGGNSGIGNAIVLALANAGAQVGINYVVNPGAAQDLVNQIEAKQGKALPLQADVSDPAQVQAMFEAMDTAWGGIDILVNNAGIDGPRAMAWESDVAAWRKVLEVNLFGAYYCSREALKRMTAQKSGVVLGISSVHEQIAWSGYSAYTASKSAGGMLTKTLAQEAAPFGVRVLSLGPGAIRTPINQAVWSNPTTLKDLDAKVPLGRIGEPHEIANVAVTLVSDVASYVTGCTVFVDGGMTDYPDFAHGG